In Mycobacterium stomatepiae, the following are encoded in one genomic region:
- a CDS encoding LLM class flavin-dependent oxidoreductase has protein sequence MSEHRPLEIAVPVGFMRYLSPASLSQEAAALHASGLVDYVQTYDQITGWLPRSLWKPEYVPAAAFLPDGDSIYDTFALTAAMLAHNPEAGVCMSTDAIRRGPVELAQTLLTLGTLTSGKVMVQIGGGEVRQVSPGGWKRSQGLSSLEDQLRSWRALWQAHEPFSMEGNRWNLDDCYLGMQRPVRQPIVWTVGGGPRLMDLTTSYADGVNVAIPAVQAYPQSHGEWIRGVKSQLADKGRDPDDFGFGGWAVILCHEDESVIDRALDNPVVRWEAAIWGRFNNGDWAKEGIESAFPTDWHYAMKFRPMKISASEAQEILGRTSRQMAEKCMLHGTPAQIAEQLKPFVDQGVNWFSLTDFLPIMLDPEDAARSHERTLQIARMLKDYGQHRHVGTRNTESVPVGAAR, from the coding sequence ATGTCCGAGCACCGCCCATTGGAAATCGCGGTTCCGGTTGGTTTCATGCGGTATTTGTCGCCAGCGAGCTTGTCGCAGGAGGCCGCGGCGCTGCACGCAAGCGGGCTGGTCGACTATGTCCAGACCTATGACCAGATCACGGGATGGCTGCCCCGGTCGTTGTGGAAGCCGGAGTATGTGCCTGCCGCGGCCTTTTTGCCGGATGGTGATTCGATCTACGACACGTTCGCACTGACGGCGGCGATGCTGGCGCACAACCCGGAGGCCGGGGTATGCATGAGCACGGACGCGATCCGGCGCGGTCCAGTCGAGCTCGCCCAGACGCTGCTCACGCTCGGCACGCTGACCAGCGGGAAGGTGATGGTGCAGATCGGCGGGGGCGAGGTCCGGCAAGTCAGCCCCGGCGGGTGGAAACGGTCGCAGGGGCTCTCGAGCCTGGAGGACCAGCTGCGGTCTTGGCGTGCTCTGTGGCAGGCGCACGAGCCGTTCTCGATGGAGGGCAACCGCTGGAACCTCGATGACTGCTATCTCGGAATGCAGCGTCCGGTCCGACAGCCGATCGTGTGGACGGTCGGAGGTGGTCCGCGGCTGATGGATCTGACCACCAGCTACGCCGACGGCGTCAATGTCGCGATTCCCGCCGTCCAGGCTTACCCGCAATCGCACGGCGAATGGATCCGCGGCGTCAAATCCCAACTCGCGGACAAGGGACGCGATCCCGACGACTTCGGGTTCGGAGGCTGGGCCGTGATCCTGTGTCACGAGGACGAGAGCGTGATCGACCGGGCGCTGGACAACCCTGTGGTCCGTTGGGAGGCGGCGATCTGGGGGCGGTTCAACAATGGCGACTGGGCCAAGGAGGGTATCGAGTCGGCGTTCCCGACGGATTGGCATTACGCGATGAAGTTCAGGCCGATGAAGATCTCGGCCTCGGAAGCGCAGGAGATCCTCGGCCGCACCAGCCGCCAGATGGCGGAGAAGTGCATGCTGCACGGAACGCCGGCGCAGATCGCCGAGCAGCTCAAGCCGTTCGTGGATCAGGGCGTGAACTGGTTCAGCCTGACCGACTTCCTGCCGATCATGCTCGACCCAGAGGACGCCGCGCGTAGTCACGAGCGAACGCTCCAAATCGCACGCATGCTCAAGGACTACGGCCAGCATCGTCATGTCGGCACTCGCAACACCGAAAGCGTGCCGGTCGGGGCCGCCCGATGA
- a CDS encoding TetR/AcrR family transcriptional regulator, with product MTGPKTRLRAEERREVIIDAAREEFTRTGYAGTKVRAIAVRAGVNDAMLYRHFESKEELFEAAVAGPISNAVRSIIERPWPDEPQGTGTAVMRERTVTFFEDLLRAMSEIAPLLGVVLFADQDRGRHFYREHIETAFAGIATLTRATIGDWLHKDFDEEMFARIVIGLGFMMAVDGHLGSHGARDARTQAVELTTILFDGIAVG from the coding sequence ATGACAGGCCCCAAGACACGGCTTCGCGCCGAGGAAAGACGCGAAGTGATCATCGACGCCGCCCGGGAGGAGTTCACCCGCACCGGCTACGCAGGCACCAAGGTCCGGGCGATCGCCGTTCGCGCCGGCGTCAACGACGCGATGCTCTACCGCCACTTCGAGAGCAAGGAGGAGCTGTTCGAGGCCGCAGTCGCCGGACCGATCAGCAACGCGGTCAGAAGCATCATCGAGCGCCCCTGGCCTGACGAGCCTCAGGGCACGGGGACTGCGGTGATGCGCGAGCGGACCGTGACCTTCTTCGAGGACCTGTTGCGGGCGATGAGCGAGATCGCGCCGTTACTCGGGGTCGTCCTGTTCGCCGACCAGGACCGCGGTCGGCACTTCTACCGCGAACACATCGAGACCGCGTTCGCCGGCATTGCCACGCTAACGCGCGCCACAATCGGCGACTGGTTACACAAGGACTTCGACGAAGAGATGTTCGCCCGCATCGTGATCGGGCTCGGCTTCATGATGGCTGTCGATGGCCACCTGGGCAGCCACGGCGCTCGCGACGCGCGCACGCAGGCCGTCGAGCTCACCACCATCCTGTTCGATGGGATCGCCGTCGGCTAG